A window of the Gammaproteobacteria bacterium genome harbors these coding sequences:
- the iscU gene encoding Fe-S cluster assembly scaffold IscU, whose product MSYGKKVLDHYENPRNVGSLDKDDPNVGTGMVGAPACGDVMKLQIKVNDDGVIEDARFKTYGCGSAIASSSLLTEWVRGKTLDEASKIKNVEIVEELSLPPVKIHCSVLAEDAIKAAIKDYHDKQSAADE is encoded by the coding sequence ATGTCATACGGAAAAAAAGTCCTGGATCACTATGAGAATCCAAGAAATGTCGGCTCGCTCGACAAGGACGACCCCAATGTCGGCACCGGCATGGTCGGCGCGCCGGCGTGCGGCGATGTGATGAAACTGCAAATCAAGGTCAACGACGACGGCGTCATCGAGGACGCCCGCTTCAAGACCTACGGCTGCGGTTCGGCCATCGCCTCGTCGAGTCTGCTGACCGAATGGGTGCGCGGCAAGACGCTGGACGAGGCCAGCAAGATCAAGAATGTGGAGATCGTCGAGGAGCTGTCGCTGCCGCCGGTCAAGATACATTGTTCGGTGCTGGCCGAGGACGCCATCAAGGCCGCCATCAAGGACTACCACGACAAGCAGTCCGCCGCCGACGAGTGA
- a CDS encoding IscS subfamily cysteine desulfurase has protein sequence MANKVKLPIYLDYSATTPVDERVAEKMMHYMKVGGVFGNPASRSHSFGWQGEKAVDEARDQVAALLNADPREIVWTSGATESNNLAIKGAAHFYGKRGRHIVTVKTEHKAVLDTCRQLEKEGYEVTYLEPKDNGLLDADAVSQALRDDTTLLSVMHVNNEIGVIQDIAALGEVAREKGVVFHVDAAQSAGKVPIDLQKLPVDLMSFSAHKIYGPKGVGALYVRRKPRVRVEAQMHGGGHERGMRSGTLATHQIAGMGAAFDIAANEMASENERILSLRNRLWQGLSQLEEVYCNGDLEQRVAGNLNVSFNFVEGESLIMSLKNIAVSSGSACTSASLEPSYVLRALGRNDELAHSSIRFSIGRYTTAAEVDYTVDLVKESVIRLRELSPLWEMYQDGVDLEKVEWVTH, from the coding sequence GAGCGCGTCGCCGAGAAGATGATGCACTACATGAAGGTGGGCGGCGTGTTCGGCAACCCGGCGTCGCGCAGCCACTCGTTCGGGTGGCAGGGCGAGAAGGCCGTGGACGAGGCGCGCGACCAGGTCGCGGCGCTGCTCAACGCCGACCCGCGCGAGATTGTCTGGACCAGCGGCGCGACCGAGTCCAACAACCTCGCCATCAAGGGCGCGGCGCATTTCTACGGCAAGCGCGGGCGCCACATCGTCACCGTCAAGACCGAGCACAAGGCGGTGCTCGACACCTGCCGCCAACTCGAGAAGGAAGGCTACGAGGTGACTTACCTGGAGCCGAAAGACAACGGCCTGCTCGACGCCGACGCGGTGTCGCAGGCGCTGCGCGACGACACCACGCTGCTGTCGGTGATGCATGTCAACAACGAAATCGGCGTGATTCAGGACATCGCCGCGCTCGGCGAGGTTGCGCGCGAGAAGGGCGTCGTCTTTCATGTGGACGCGGCGCAAAGCGCCGGCAAGGTGCCGATAGACCTGCAAAAGTTGCCGGTTGATTTGATGAGTTTCTCGGCGCACAAGATTTACGGCCCGAAGGGCGTCGGCGCGCTGTATGTGCGGCGCAAGCCGCGCGTGCGCGTCGAGGCGCAGATGCACGGCGGCGGCCACGAGCGCGGCATGCGCTCGGGCACGCTGGCGACGCACCAGATTGCCGGCATGGGCGCGGCCTTTGACATCGCCGCGAACGAAATGGCGAGCGAGAACGAGCGCATCCTGTCGCTCAGGAACCGCCTGTGGCAGGGCCTCAGCCAACTGGAGGAGGTCTATTGCAACGGCGACCTTGAACAGCGCGTCGCCGGCAACCTGAATGTCAGTTTCAATTTTGTCGAGGGCGAGTCGCTGATCATGTCGCTGAAGAACATCGCGGTGTCGAGCGGCTCGGCCTGCACTTCGGCGTCGCTCGAGCCGAGTTATGTGCTGCGCGCGCTGGGGCGCAACGACGAACTGGCGCACAGCTCGATTCGCTTCTCGATTGGCCGCTACACGACGGCGGCGGAGGTGGATTACACCGTGGACCTGGTCAAGGAGTCGGTCATCCGGCTGCGCGAATTGTCGCCGTTGTGGGAGATGTACCAGGATGGCGTGGACCTTGAAAAAGTCGAATGGGTCACCCATTGA